A genomic stretch from Leishmania donovani BPK282A1 complete genome, chromosome 36 includes:
- a CDS encoding PUF1, putative encodes MSSEEKLTALYARRQEILKDLSEVDTSIKFLESEIQTKATEAAKRTIDENKSGNADVDRVNEVIASCVRDATGLRDALKLVEACRYVQEFGKEDDAARQKIPFRNVFAQECIRHALDLSNDANGSELMQHLVPLLRSGTKPVTMGDIFYDPTTNEHDLSEVLLLIRELSSDIVTVACNTNGARVSQRIIDVLCTHEEFDVYTSVLEPSIVDVAKDINGNHSLSKLITSARFCQLGDSDKSASGAAAIYERIFQKIADNCIDICKNRQGCCIIQKCLQHAPKPYHTTIINTVLNNSLKLVQDPFGNYVVQFILDKQQDINGSKKEDADDDAVPTAPNYTNQIIRQMLHHVAELSCNKFSSNVIEKCLKTSSPDVRQLLVDELTAPHVLPKLLTDSFANYVIQTAISTASDDGQLTQLRDAIIPLQSLLKNSPYGVKIESKLSRRHREAARRLLKKKEAATTVTQAPPAQQEPLLPPYMPPQGMSAIPMMAPDASMGQQVSFTNLNADMASFLQPQRMIGMPFVLQGQQMISIPNAPPPSFTMGMINGSGLPEYR; translated from the coding sequence ATGTCGTCAGAGGAGAAGTTGACAGCCCTCTACGCGCGCCGCCAGGAGATTCTCAAGGACCTCTCTGAGGTGGATACGAGCATCAAGTTCCTCGAAAGTGAGATCCAAACGAAGGcaacggaggcggcgaagcgcaccATCGACGAAAACAAGTCAGGCAACGCGGACGTGGATCGAGTGAACGAGGTGATCGCCAGCTGCGTGCGGGATGCCACGGGGCTTCGAGACGCACTCAAGTTGGTTGAGGCGTGCCGCTACGTACAGGAGTTTGGCAAGGAGGATGACGCGGCGCGGCAAAAGATCCCGTTCCGCAACGTGTTCGCGCAGGAGTGCATTCGCCATGCGCTGGACCTGTCCAATGACGCCAACGGAAGCGAACTGATGCAGCAcctggtgccgctgctgcgctcggGAACAAAGCCGGTCACCATGGGCGACATTTTCTACGACCCCACAACGAACGAGCACGACCTGTCggaagtgctgctgctgattaGGGAGCTTTCCAGCGATATTGTCACGGTGGCGTGCAACACGAATGGCGCGCGCGTCTCCCAGCGCATCATCGATGTGCTGTGCACACATGAGGAGTTCGATGTGTACACGAGTGTGCTGGAGCCATCGATTGTCGACGTTGCGAAAGACATTAACGGCAACCACTCCCTCTCAAAGCTGATCACGTCTGCCCGCTTTTGCCAGCTGGGCGACTCCGACAAGAGTGcctccggcgctgccgcgatATACGAGCGCATCTTCCAGAAGATAGCCGACAACTGCATCGACATTTGCAAAAACCGTCAGGGGTGCTGCATCATTCAAAAGTGCCTGCAACACGCCCCCAAACCGTATCACACTACCATCATCAACACGGTACTCAACAACTCGCTGAAACTGGTGCAGGATCCCTTTGGCAACTATGTTGTTCAGTTCATTCTCGACAAGCAGCAAGATATCAACGGCTCAAAGAAGGAGGAcgctgacgacgacgccgtgccgacggcgccgaacTACACCAATCAAATTATTAGGCAGATGCTCCATCACGTGGCCGAGCTCTCGTGCAACAAGTTTAGCAGCAATGTGATTGAGAAGTGCCTGAAGACGTCGTCGCCAGATGTGCGACAGCTGTTGGTCGACGAACTCACGGCGCCGCATGTCTTGCCAAAGCTGCTGACAGATAGCTTCGCGAATTACGTTATTCAGACGGCcatctccaccgcctccgacGATGGCCAactgacgcagctgcgcgacgctATCATACCTCTGCAGAGTCTCCTGAAAAACTCCCCGTATGGCGTGAAGATCGAGTCGAAGCTATCCCGGCGCCACCGTgaagcagcgcggcgtctgctgaagaaaaaggaggctGCCACGACCGTCACACAGGCTCCACCTGCACAACAAGAGCCGCTTCTTCCGCCCTACATGCCCCCACAAGGAATGTCAGCCATTCCAATGATGGCGCCAGACGCTTCCATGGGTCAGCAAGTGTCGTTCACCAACCTGAATGCTGATATGGCCTCCTTcttgcagccgcagcggatGATAGGCATGCCTTTTGTGTTGCAAGGACAACAGATGATCAGCATCCCCAatgcaccaccgccatcttTCACCATGGGCATGATCAACGGTAGCGGCCTGCCTGAGTACCGCTAA
- a CDS encoding N-acetylglucosamine-6-phosphate deacetylase-like protein, whose amino-acid sequence MGNVTVIKGNIVTTSKVLYGGCVIVVNDLIVSVCDNEAVARKELGELENTHPGVGAATWYEAAFVLPGFVDIHNHGLGGASDVIGHWSNPEYSLKELARCGTLTTLASIIFSDSHKKLVTDCIDAIEKRVGTYTKDNCILGGIHAEGPVIHDRGGLPECKSEMSLGDFKRLVDSMPSLRVMTISPHIEARCNYEKIRHLLEKKVRVALGHDRAASKSEIMGALKLATSEEEKMHVTHLCNVSTFNHRASSLVNTAMCPRFPNAPLYKGARPPTLEIIADLIHVDSVTLQSVLASRSVEDIAIITDCISAHIPGKHVVYNGRDSVVQAGGACYLCDSFGRASNTLAGGTSMLADLFHILITLFCKDVVEACLHTATVPARIANLPDVGAIAVRKKANLLLFDAELNTIEKRMIHGHWTSHKPYTILHPSVTHL is encoded by the coding sequence ATGGGCAACGTTACGGTTATCAAGGGTAACATCGTGACGACCTCGAAGGTGCTCTACGGTGGCTGTGTAATCGTCGTAAATGATCTAattgtgtctgtgtgtgacAATGAGGCTGTTGCCCGAAAAGAGCTCGGCGAGCTCGAGAATACGCATCCAGGCGTAGGCGCGGCCACCTGGTACGAGGCCGCGTTTGTGCTTCCTGGGTTCGTAGATATTCACAACCACGGACTGGGCGGTGCAAGCGATGTGATTGGGCACTGGTCGAACCCAGAGTACTCCCTGAAGGAGCTGGCTCGGTGCGGCACGCTCACAACCTTGGCGTCCATCATCTTCTCCGACAGCCACAAGAAACTGGTGACGGACTGTATTGATGCCATCGAGAAGCGCGTGGGGACCTATACGAAAGACAACTGTATTCTGGGCGGTATCCATGCCGAGGGCCCCGTCATTCacgaccgcggcggcctgcCGGAATGCAAGAGTGAAATGAGCCTCGGCGACTTCAAGCGGCTCGTCGACTCTATGCCGTCCTTGCGCGTCATGACCATCTCGCCACACATCGAGGCACGGTGTAACTACGAGAAGATACGCCACCTCCTCGAGAAGAAGGTGCGCGTTGCCCTCGGGCACgaccgcgccgcctccaagTCGGAGATTATGGGCGCCCTCAAGCTGGCAAcctcggaggaggagaagatgCATGTTACCCACTTGTGCAACGTCTCCACGTTCAATCACCGTGCCAGCTCACTGGTGAACACGGCCATGTGCCCGCGGTTCCCGAACGCGCCGCTCTACAAAGGTGCGCGCCCGCCAACGCTGGAGATCATTGCTGATCTCATTCATGTTGATAGCGTCACACTTCAGTCTGTCCTGGCGTCACGCAGCGTTGAGGACATTGCCATCATCACAGACTGTATCTCGGCACACATCCCTGGCAAGCACGTGGTGTACAACGGGCGTGACAGCGTTGTGCAGGCGGGTGGGGCGTGCTATCTCTGCGACTCGTTTGGCCGCGCGTCCAACACCCTGGCGGGCGGCACTAGCATGCTAGCCGACCTGTTCCATATCCTTATCACACTCTTCTGCAAGGATGTCGTCGAGGCCTGCTtgcacaccgccaccgtgcCCGCCCGAATCGCGAACCTGCCCGACGTGGGCGCAATCGCTGTGAGAAAGAAGGCCAATCTGCTTCTTTTTGACGCGGAGCTCAACACAATCGAGAAGCGCATGATTCACGGACACTGGACCTCGCACAAACCGTACACGATCCTTCACCCCTCTGTAACCCATCTGTGA
- a CDS encoding histone H4, putative, pseudogene produces MAKGKRSADAKGSQRRQKKVLRDNIRGITRGCVRRMARRGGVKRISSEVYEEVRRVLKAYVEDIVRCSTAYTEYARKKTVTACDVVNALRKQGHILYGYA; encoded by the coding sequence ATGGCCAAGGGCAAACGCTCCGCTGATGCCAAGGGCAGCCAAAGGCGCcagaagaaggtgctgcgcgacaacaTCCGCGGCATCActcgcggctgcgtccgccgcatggcgcgccgcggtggcgtgaAGCGCATCTCGAGCGAGGTCTACgaagaggtgcgccgcgtgctgaaGGCCTACGTGGAGGACAttgtgcgctgcagcacggcctaCACCGAGTACGCACGCAAGaagacggtgacggcgtgcgATGTTGTgaacgcgctgcgcaagcaagGCCACATCCTCTACGGCTACGCGTAA
- a CDS encoding phosphoglycan beta 1,3 galactosyltransferase 4 — translation MREENNAPPAWAPRDTHRADPLQLLSSPQKHCGLSSAAESGQGCHSRS, via the coding sequence ATGCGAGAGGAGAACAAtgcgccaccggcgtggGCTCCCAGGGACACGCACCGCGCCGACCCTCTTCAGCTGCTTTCCTCCCCTCAGAAGCACTGCGGgctgagcagcgctgcggagaGCGGACAGGGCTGTCACTCGCGCTCA